A portion of the Cellulophaga algicola DSM 14237 genome contains these proteins:
- a CDS encoding hybrid sensor histidine kinase/response regulator transcription factor, which translates to MQQSIKNILFLVTFAFVFYTLNAQESKLYFDQINYDEDFSSSMISSLVQSDKGFIWIGTENGLFKYDGYSFNRYVRDKNEGSLSNSHVNVIFEDSQRNLWIGTNHGVNLFNKNANNFTKIDVSGTKGGRNYISSIVEDHDHTVWVGTFGGVKKINKISKLLEPIKSDANFILNKSRVLSLFYDEEYGLIIGTATGIQSFDPITSEVKKFPKVIAENKEFLKAKVWKTLKEPNGDLWFGTETMGVFLYSKAENTLTQFKHDYNDANSLSSNWINDIIAVDANTLWIASQDGLNVYNKTKKTFERYKHNSLNNFSLSDNNLQCFLKDKHGCIWLGTKAGEINFYNKANSNFTNISETIAPNFGLNNAIASALVKENDHALWVGTHGGGLTYLNLKKNTASYFMVDAIDEKKTKNLITALAQKDKNNLICGTFNGLFSFDKNTKKFNQISLAANGLIEDERPITALLVDHENIWVGTDGNGLKCVLKNGTVENYLADKSSSSLSDNFIMDLENRKDGIWISTQNGLNYFDKALKKVTKTYRTTSEPAILNNSLTVLFTDSKKRLWIGGDYDGLFYFDEVAKKFFVLNKENGLTNATIKSINEDAQGNIWVGSEGFLFKVKIKNDSRTAQNSDFGITKFSEKDGVSIKQFSYNASLLLNEKQLVFGATKGITLFDPSTIYKVPNDGQIVFTTLIINNEVIASNQKNGILNKPISETSEITINYDQGYLGLEFSSLNFVNPKKSRYAYKLDDDLRNDDWHNTGTQNRINLSNLNPGNYILSIKSTNEDSGWNPKIKTLKIKVLPPWWKTWWAYLIYLFLFILSTYIISKFIKNRVKLKRELFLEHVESERKQEILNMQLNFFTNISHEIRTPLTLIKGPVEELLEAPNDTKTEGKLKTIQQNSDRLLKLVNELLDFRKSEKGHMRIYCEKKDIVAFCFEIFESFKGLAVKKNIEYKFVLNSNSIHVYFDKNQMEKVIFNLLSNAFKFTKKNGKIVFAVELESDHSKKVLIKIKDNGIGIPEASKVNIFNRFFQVDDRGVHNMGSGVGLALSKSIVELHKGEITMPEEKESWANTVFQIALLKGKKHLTADQINEEETNDQDNLIDADAIPSKIIIDDDCEIEFSANEYDPDKKTILIVEDNDEVRNFIINIINVDFNILDFSNAKEAILYMEKEIPDLIISDVMMPEMNGFQFCKHLKTNESTNHIPVILLTAKASTDNKIEGLSIGADAYISKPFSTKVLILSVQNLLKTKEIFRQKYSGNFIVDSDLDTLTTPEELFLKKLMKIIEENLENSDFDVNMLIDKIGMSRTILYKKVNTLTNHSVASLIKHMRLKKAADIILKTTYPISEVAFMVGFNDRKHFSREFKKIYNFSPTSYKNSKASTD; encoded by the coding sequence ATGCAGCAATCTATTAAAAACATACTCTTTTTAGTAACTTTTGCCTTCGTTTTTTATACTCTGAATGCCCAAGAATCTAAATTATATTTTGACCAGATAAACTATGATGAAGATTTTTCATCTAGTATGATCTCCAGTTTAGTACAAAGTGATAAAGGTTTTATATGGATAGGTACCGAAAATGGATTATTTAAATATGATGGCTACAGTTTTAATAGGTATGTAAGAGATAAAAATGAGGGCAGCCTTAGCAATAGCCATGTTAATGTAATTTTTGAAGATAGCCAAAGAAATCTATGGATTGGTACCAACCACGGAGTAAATCTATTTAATAAAAACGCAAATAATTTTACAAAAATTGATGTTTCGGGTACCAAAGGAGGTCGGAATTATATAAGCTCCATAGTAGAAGATCATGACCACACCGTTTGGGTAGGTACATTTGGTGGCGTAAAAAAAATAAATAAGATAAGTAAGCTTTTAGAACCTATTAAAAGTGATGCTAACTTTATATTAAATAAAAGCAGGGTGTTGTCCTTGTTTTATGATGAAGAATACGGTCTAATTATAGGTACAGCTACAGGAATACAAAGTTTTGATCCTATTACTTCTGAAGTAAAGAAATTCCCTAAGGTCATAGCTGAAAATAAGGAATTTTTAAAAGCTAAGGTATGGAAAACATTAAAAGAACCTAATGGCGATTTATGGTTTGGTACTGAAACTATGGGTGTTTTTTTGTACTCAAAAGCAGAGAATACTTTAACTCAGTTTAAGCACGACTATAACGATGCAAACTCCCTTTCTTCTAATTGGATAAATGATATTATTGCTGTTGATGCTAATACCCTATGGATAGCGAGTCAAGATGGGTTGAATGTGTATAATAAAACTAAAAAAACGTTTGAACGCTATAAGCACAATTCACTAAATAATTTTAGCTTATCGGATAATAATTTACAATGTTTTTTAAAAGATAAGCATGGGTGTATTTGGTTGGGAACTAAAGCTGGTGAAATTAATTTTTACAACAAAGCCAATTCAAACTTCACCAACATAAGTGAAACTATAGCCCCCAATTTTGGACTAAACAATGCTATTGCCAGTGCTCTTGTAAAGGAAAATGATCATGCATTGTGGGTGGGTACTCATGGCGGCGGATTAACGTATTTGAATCTAAAGAAAAACACAGCTTCTTATTTTATGGTAGATGCCATAGATGAAAAAAAGACTAAAAATCTAATTACAGCTTTAGCTCAAAAAGATAAAAACAACCTTATCTGTGGTACTTTTAATGGTTTGTTTTCTTTTGATAAGAACACCAAAAAATTTAATCAAATTTCTTTAGCGGCTAATGGTTTAATAGAAGATGAACGCCCAATAACCGCGCTATTAGTAGACCATGAAAATATATGGGTAGGAACAGACGGTAATGGTTTAAAATGTGTTTTAAAAAATGGTACTGTAGAAAACTATTTAGCCGATAAATCTTCTAGTTCGCTATCGGATAATTTTATTATGGATTTAGAAAACAGAAAAGATGGTATCTGGATTTCTACGCAAAACGGACTGAATTATTTTGATAAAGCTTTAAAAAAAGTAACTAAAACATACCGAACAACAAGTGAGCCTGCCATATTAAACAATAGCCTAACGGTTTTATTTACCGATTCTAAAAAACGATTATGGATTGGAGGCGATTATGATGGATTATTTTACTTTGATGAAGTTGCTAAAAAATTCTTTGTCTTAAATAAAGAAAATGGATTAACAAATGCCACTATTAAAAGCATTAATGAGGATGCACAAGGCAATATATGGGTAGGTTCTGAAGGTTTCCTTTTTAAAGTAAAAATAAAAAATGATAGCAGAACGGCGCAGAACTCTGATTTTGGGATTACTAAATTTTCAGAAAAAGATGGCGTTTCTATAAAACAATTCTCTTACAATGCCAGTCTACTACTTAATGAAAAACAACTTGTTTTTGGAGCAACAAAAGGGATCACCCTATTTGATCCTTCTACTATATACAAAGTACCTAATGACGGGCAAATAGTATTTACAACCCTTATTATAAATAATGAAGTTATAGCCTCTAACCAAAAAAACGGAATATTAAATAAGCCCATTTCAGAAACCTCAGAAATTACAATAAACTACGACCAAGGTTATTTAGGGCTGGAGTTTAGCAGTCTAAACTTTGTAAACCCTAAAAAGAGCAGGTATGCGTATAAATTAGATGATGATTTACGTAATGATGACTGGCACAATACAGGCACACAAAATAGAATAAACCTCTCTAATTTAAATCCTGGAAATTACATCTTATCCATAAAATCTACCAATGAAGATAGTGGTTGGAATCCTAAAATAAAAACATTAAAAATTAAGGTATTGCCACCTTGGTGGAAAACATGGTGGGCTTACCTTATCTACCTTTTCTTATTCATTTTAAGTACCTATATAATTTCTAAGTTTATAAAAAACAGAGTGAAATTAAAAAGAGAATTATTTTTAGAACACGTAGAAAGTGAGCGAAAGCAAGAGATTCTTAATATGCAACTCAATTTTTTTACAAATATCTCTCACGAAATTAGAACGCCGCTAACATTAATAAAAGGGCCAGTTGAAGAACTTCTAGAAGCTCCTAATGATACTAAAACAGAAGGAAAGCTAAAGACTATTCAACAAAACTCAGATCGCTTATTAAAATTAGTAAATGAATTGCTAGATTTTAGAAAGTCTGAAAAAGGACACATGCGTATTTACTGTGAGAAAAAAGATATTGTCGCTTTTTGTTTTGAAATTTTTGAATCTTTTAAAGGACTCGCTGTTAAAAAAAATATTGAGTATAAATTTGTTCTAAACTCTAATTCCATTCACGTCTATTTTGACAAAAACCAGATGGAAAAAGTCATTTTTAATTTACTTTCAAATGCATTTAAATTTACTAAAAAAAATGGTAAAATAGTATTTGCTGTAGAACTAGAAAGCGATCATAGTAAAAAGGTTTTAATAAAAATAAAAGATAACGGCATTGGTATTCCCGAGGCTAGTAAAGTTAATATATTCAATCGCTTCTTTCAAGTAGATGACCGAGGCGTTCACAATATGGGAAGTGGCGTTGGCTTGGCACTTTCTAAAAGTATTGTAGAACTGCATAAAGGAGAGATTACTATGCCAGAAGAAAAGGAAAGCTGGGCAAACACGGTTTTCCAAATAGCGTTATTAAAAGGTAAAAAACATTTAACCGCAGATCAAATTAATGAAGAGGAGACCAATGACCAAGATAACCTCATAGATGCTGATGCTATTCCTTCAAAAATAATTATTGATGATGATTGTGAGATTGAGTTTAGTGCTAATGAATATGATCCTGACAAAAAAACCATATTAATCGTAGAAGATAATGATGAAGTTAGAAATTTCATTATCAATATTATAAACGTGGACTTTAATATCTTAGATTTCTCTAATGCTAAGGAGGCCATTTTATACATGGAAAAAGAAATTCCAGATCTCATTATTAGTGATGTTATGATGCCTGAAATGAACGGATTTCAGTTTTGTAAGCACCTGAAAACTAATGAAAGTACCAATCATATTCCGGTTATTCTTTTAACCGCCAAAGCATCTACAGATAATAAAATTGAAGGGCTTTCTATTGGGGCAGATGCATATATTTCAAAACCCTTTAGTACTAAGGTCTTAATCTTAAGCGTACAAAACCTTTTAAAAACTAAAGAGATATTTCGTCAAAAATACAGTGGTAATTTTATTGTGGATTCTGACCTTGATACCTTAACGACCCCAGAAGAATTGTTTCTAAAAAAACTGATGAAAATTATAGAAGAGAATTTAGAAAATTCTGATTTTGATGTAAATATGCTTATTGATAAAATAGGCATGAGTAGAACTATTTTATACAAGAAAGTAAATACACTTACCAATCATTCCGTTGCTAGTTTAATTAAACATATGAGGTTAAAAAAAGCAGCAGATATTATTCTAAAAACTACATATCCTATTTCGGAAGTTGCCTTTATGGTGGGCTTTAACGATAGAAAACATTTTAGTAGAGAATTTAAAAAAATCTACAACTTCTCCCCTACTTCCTATAAAAATTCTAAAGCGTCCACAGACTAG
- a CDS encoding RagB/SusD family nutrient uptake outer membrane protein, producing the protein MKNVKHLILSLVLIAFTMVSCESFLEEEILDEVSVDYIYNSGEGLEVGVNALYNRMRMYNSPEGDGTNLQANVFFLAATDLGLHRTWFTPYGSTEHTPARFPADKWNNAYNIIDRASAIITSARSVSMDETEKNKLVAQAKVIRGELYLDLVRMYGGIILDTTPTTPQNINDPIVYEVASEDAIFGVINQDLDFAIAHLDWQEPTGRYQQGVARHLKGKAAMWINDWEEAATQFDAIISNGTHSLVALNQVFGADANHAEALFVYQKNQSLGEGDDLAGGSGFWLGSVFNQRLYEKQSGSDAVAGGEIINDVAYGGQSLGWFFPNSYLESLYEKDNDLRYTTYYWPKEYTDYLVNNPAHPNFGQTITEPEDNYRRFHWSLKKYADFETKLPNSNESYKDLIYYRFAETLLLASEAHHNLGEDGVALSYINQIRRRGYGLDPNTAAPSIDFTSWTLDTYLEESARELAFENNRWFLLKRLGKLGERVSLYYRNGDNTGAEANDENNSATPWQSHFINCPVPQSQIDIMGENASQFNIGY; encoded by the coding sequence ATGAAAAACGTTAAGCATTTAATCTTATCACTCGTACTAATTGCTTTTACTATGGTCTCCTGTGAATCATTTCTAGAGGAAGAGATTCTGGATGAAGTTTCTGTAGATTATATTTACAACTCTGGAGAAGGTTTAGAGGTTGGAGTAAACGCACTTTACAATAGAATGAGAATGTACAATTCTCCTGAAGGCGATGGCACCAATTTACAAGCAAATGTATTTTTCTTAGCCGCTACAGATTTAGGGCTTCACAGAACATGGTTTACACCCTACGGAAGTACAGAACACACCCCCGCGAGGTTTCCTGCAGATAAATGGAACAACGCTTACAATATCATAGATAGAGCTTCTGCTATTATTACAAGTGCACGTTCTGTGTCTATGGATGAAACCGAAAAAAATAAATTAGTTGCGCAAGCAAAAGTAATTAGAGGAGAATTATATTTAGATTTAGTACGTATGTATGGAGGTATTATTCTGGATACAACCCCTACTACTCCACAAAATATTAATGATCCTATTGTTTATGAAGTAGCTAGTGAAGATGCTATTTTCGGTGTTATAAATCAAGATCTTGATTTTGCAATTGCACATTTAGATTGGCAAGAACCAACAGGTAGATACCAACAAGGGGTTGCAAGACATTTAAAAGGTAAAGCTGCTATGTGGATTAATGATTGGGAAGAAGCTGCTACTCAGTTTGATGCTATAATAAGTAATGGAACACATAGCTTGGTCGCTTTAAACCAAGTATTTGGCGCAGATGCCAATCACGCAGAGGCACTATTTGTATATCAAAAAAATCAATCTCTAGGAGAAGGAGATGATCTTGCTGGTGGTAGTGGCTTTTGGTTAGGGAGTGTCTTTAATCAAAGACTTTATGAAAAACAATCTGGCTCTGATGCTGTTGCTGGGGGTGAAATTATTAATGATGTAGCTTATGGCGGACAATCATTAGGATGGTTTTTTCCAAATAGCTATTTAGAATCGCTTTATGAAAAAGACAATGACCTGAGATACACTACGTATTATTGGCCAAAAGAATATACTGATTATTTGGTGAATAATCCTGCGCATCCAAATTTTGGACAAACGATAACGGAACCAGAAGATAACTATAGAAGGTTTCATTGGAGTCTAAAAAAATACGCAGATTTTGAAACAAAATTACCTAACTCAAATGAAAGCTATAAAGATTTAATCTATTACAGGTTTGCAGAAACATTATTACTTGCCTCAGAAGCACATCATAATTTAGGCGAAGATGGTGTAGCTTTATCATACATCAACCAAATTAGAAGAAGAGGTTATGGTCTAGATCCTAATACTGCTGCACCAAGTATAGATTTTACTTCTTGGACTCTTGACACCTATTTAGAGGAATCTGCAAGAGAACTTGCTTTTGAAAATAACCGTTGGTTTTTACTAAAACGTCTTGGTAAACTGGGAGAACGTGTTTCTCTTTATTACCGCAATGGAGATAATACAGGAGCAGAAGCAAATGATGAAAATAATAGTGCTACTCCATGGCAATCGCATTTTATCAATTGTCCAGTACCACAAAGCCAAATAGATATTATGGGAGAAAATGCTTCTCAATTTAATATTGGCTATTAA
- a CDS encoding carbohydrate-binding protein codes for MMNFKSNIFLSSRYLILFSLVVFSSCDEETREVTLYDKGQTESNASTTSIAFGEAVSFTSSSTKAVTTDWTFQGGTPATSINSDVSVVYNTPGTFEAVLVVKYIDNSIETKNFTIIVDGVDEPLPFGGIAVSLEGVIEAENYDLGGEGIGYHDVEEENLAVTNGSAVYRDDDGMDIAVGTTVTNVGYINEGEWANYTVSISEAGTFNFDFVVASGATTGGNSIKLQAVDQETGEITALGETGNFANTGGWGTYTTITVPQISLEEGSHTLRLYFTGGGTNLDKINVSAITPAGPIDGLAIFSEQAIINANLGETPVNNGSFVITKVTENVYEGTEAYLYEFDPVNSGNTGNGFALSIMAPTTSPMDATGNNFYNIALKSSSTKNLRLRINTSAGNYWVTLSVATPEYGLLRDGEWHLLKIPFTDFKLNGSGPDDITANLDKITGCLVMRSDDGDFATYSTTPGAFNWYVDNVYMSVE; via the coding sequence ATGATGAATTTTAAAAGCAATATATTTTTAAGTAGCAGGTATTTAATTTTATTTTCTCTTGTGGTCTTTTCATCTTGTGATGAGGAAACTAGAGAAGTAACCCTATATGATAAAGGGCAAACGGAATCTAATGCATCTACTACTAGTATAGCATTTGGAGAAGCTGTTTCTTTTACCAGCTCATCTACAAAGGCCGTAACAACAGATTGGACTTTTCAAGGAGGAACACCGGCTACATCAATAAACTCAGATGTATCTGTAGTGTATAACACGCCGGGAACGTTTGAAGCGGTACTTGTTGTAAAATATATAGATAATAGCATTGAAACTAAAAATTTTACCATCATAGTTGATGGCGTAGATGAACCCTTACCATTTGGAGGCATTGCTGTAAGCTTAGAAGGAGTTATAGAAGCAGAGAATTATGATTTAGGAGGAGAAGGTATTGGATATCATGATGTGGAAGAAGAAAATCTTGCCGTGACTAATGGGAGTGCTGTATATCGTGATGATGATGGGATGGATATTGCAGTAGGAACAACAGTTACTAATGTTGGGTATATTAATGAAGGAGAGTGGGCAAATTATACTGTTTCTATTTCAGAAGCTGGCACATTTAATTTTGATTTTGTTGTTGCATCGGGCGCCACTACAGGAGGAAATTCTATAAAACTACAAGCTGTAGATCAAGAAACAGGAGAAATTACAGCTTTAGGCGAAACGGGTAATTTTGCGAATACTGGCGGATGGGGAACTTATACCACCATAACAGTTCCTCAAATTAGCTTAGAAGAAGGTTCCCATACGTTACGATTATATTTTACGGGAGGTGGTACTAATTTAGATAAAATAAACGTTTCGGCAATTACCCCAGCAGGCCCTATTGATGGATTAGCAATTTTCTCAGAGCAAGCTATTATCAATGCTAATTTAGGAGAGACTCCTGTAAATAATGGAAGTTTTGTGATTACAAAAGTCACCGAGAATGTATATGAAGGTACTGAAGCGTATTTGTATGAATTTGACCCTGTTAATTCAGGAAATACAGGAAATGGCTTTGCGTTGTCTATAATGGCGCCTACGACGTCTCCAATGGATGCTACTGGAAATAATTTTTATAATATAGCTCTTAAATCATCTTCAACTAAAAATTTAAGATTACGTATAAATACCAGTGCAGGTAATTATTGGGTAACCTTATCGGTAGCTACGCCTGAATATGGATTGTTAAGAGATGGTGAATGGCATCTCTTAAAAATACCATTTACAGATTTTAAATTAAATGGTTCAGGACCAGATGATATTACAGCAAATTTAGATAAAATAACAGGCTGCCTTGTGATGCGTTCAGACGATGGAGATTTTGCTACCTATAGCACAACTCCCGGAGCATTTAACTGGTATGTAGACAATGTATATATGTCTGTAGAATAA
- a CDS encoding SusC/RagA family TonB-linked outer membrane protein — translation MKKSKQKNAVLRFSEHAKLILALSLCFIFSTSNAQETSITGKVLDNTGTPLPGVNIVVKGTATGTQTDFDGAYTIQAGSTQTLVFSYIGLKQKSILVGSQSTIDVTLEDDYAVLDAVVVVGYGTKKKSDIISSVVTVAPEDLVKVATSDVGEMLRGKAAGVQVTLASGAPGGSSSITIRGQRSITGGNEPIVIADGVRIGSINDINANDIASLEVLKDAAAQAIYGARASNGVILITTKRGKEGKISLSYNGFSGIQTINRNFDIYSGAEFAQLKREAFRTNNGGEFRPDNEIFSALELESVQTGSYVNWEDLILRTGHTQNHAINVSSGTDKFSIFSSINYINTEGVVPNSDYNKIGLRLNADQKINDWLKVGLNTSFQFSETNNPNNDGVILNSITTAPLGNAYNADGTLRYLPGGFEENKNPLIDLNETTNLVNERNDILNLFVDVSPFQGFNYRLNASRRSWNYKRKSYNTTESLSGIANNGQGSGSVQFQDNVEWQLENILTYKLDIKDVHHFDFTAVQSISETEYYSFENASERIPNDILGINGLEGAFLNTQAVSANKRGIVSAVGRVEYNYDNRYYFTASGRADGSTVFGRNNKWAFFPATNFGWNIYKENFLSEVEEISNLKLRLSYGSVGNEGINPGQSQSTADQRDYIINGNQVSGYIPGDVLPNPDLKWETSTTFNAAIDFGLFKNRITSTVEYYNTRTNDLLVLERLDPSSGYASKLTNLGEVENTGIEVTFNADIIRKEDLKVNLGLSYTKNNNKIISLYGKDADNDGIEDDDVLNRRFIGEPINVFYQYEPTGIFQEGENIVNSAQPLALPGDIKLRDVNGDNVINDDDRVITSQTPDWYGTISLGAEYKGLDFSADVYAVQGVTRNNPFLYGYSEGGSLRGVKNGIKQNYWTPENPGGDFPRPREGNDPNNIFSLGLQDASYVRLQNVTLGYTPPEDLLTTFGLTKLRLYVTGSNLITITDFQSYSPERNPDQYPEAVTVAIGLQVGF, via the coding sequence ATGAAAAAAAGCAAACAGAAAAACGCTGTTTTACGATTTAGTGAACATGCTAAATTAATTCTAGCATTAAGCTTGTGTTTTATATTTTCAACTTCTAATGCACAAGAAACTTCAATAACAGGAAAGGTATTAGATAATACAGGCACACCACTTCCTGGAGTTAATATTGTAGTAAAAGGCACAGCCACAGGAACTCAAACTGACTTTGATGGTGCATATACCATACAAGCAGGATCTACTCAAACCTTAGTATTCTCCTATATTGGATTAAAACAAAAAAGTATTTTAGTAGGGAGCCAAAGCACCATAGATGTTACCCTAGAAGATGATTATGCGGTATTAGATGCAGTAGTCGTCGTTGGTTATGGAACAAAGAAAAAAAGTGACATTATTAGTTCTGTAGTTACTGTAGCTCCAGAAGATCTAGTAAAAGTAGCAACTTCTGATGTTGGTGAAATGCTAAGAGGAAAAGCTGCTGGGGTACAAGTTACTTTAGCTAGTGGAGCTCCCGGAGGTTCTTCTTCTATTACCATTAGAGGGCAACGTTCTATTACTGGAGGTAATGAGCCTATTGTTATAGCAGATGGGGTACGAATAGGTAGTATAAATGATATCAATGCAAATGACATAGCTTCTTTAGAGGTATTAAAAGATGCTGCGGCACAAGCTATTTATGGTGCAAGAGCTTCTAACGGAGTTATTTTAATTACTACAAAAAGAGGAAAAGAAGGAAAAATAAGTCTTTCTTATAATGGCTTTTCAGGAATACAAACGATTAATAGAAATTTTGATATCTATAGCGGTGCTGAATTTGCTCAATTAAAAAGAGAAGCTTTTAGAACCAATAATGGGGGTGAATTTAGACCTGATAATGAAATATTTTCTGCTTTAGAATTAGAAAGTGTTCAAACAGGATCGTATGTAAATTGGGAAGATTTAATCCTAAGAACAGGACATACTCAAAACCATGCTATTAATGTATCATCAGGTACGGATAAGTTTAGCATTTTTAGTAGTATTAATTATATAAACACGGAGGGCGTTGTTCCTAACTCAGATTATAATAAAATTGGATTGCGTTTAAATGCCGATCAGAAAATTAATGATTGGCTTAAAGTGGGCTTAAATACATCTTTTCAATTTTCTGAAACTAACAATCCTAATAATGATGGTGTCATTTTAAATTCAATTACCACAGCTCCCCTAGGTAATGCCTATAATGCTGATGGTACTTTACGTTACTTACCGGGCGGATTTGAAGAAAACAAAAACCCATTAATAGATTTAAACGAAACTACAAACTTAGTAAATGAAAGAAATGATATCTTAAATCTATTTGTAGATGTGAGTCCATTCCAAGGGTTTAATTACCGTTTAAATGCAAGTAGACGCTCTTGGAATTACAAAAGAAAATCATACAATACTACGGAGTCTTTATCTGGAATAGCAAACAATGGGCAAGGTAGCGGAAGTGTGCAATTTCAAGATAATGTAGAATGGCAACTAGAAAACATACTTACCTATAAATTAGATATCAAAGATGTACATCATTTTGATTTTACCGCTGTGCAAAGTATTTCTGAAACGGAGTATTATAGTTTTGAAAATGCTTCAGAAAGAATTCCGAATGATATCTTAGGCATTAATGGCCTTGAAGGTGCTTTTTTAAATACTCAAGCAGTTTCTGCAAATAAAAGAGGTATCGTTTCTGCCGTAGGTAGAGTAGAATATAATTATGATAATCGATACTATTTTACAGCATCAGGTAGAGCAGATGGTTCTACCGTATTTGGTAGAAATAATAAATGGGCATTTTTCCCTGCAACAAACTTTGGTTGGAATATCTACAAAGAAAACTTCTTAAGTGAGGTGGAAGAAATAAGTAATTTAAAATTAAGATTAAGTTACGGTAGTGTTGGTAACGAAGGTATTAATCCGGGTCAGAGTCAGAGTACCGCAGACCAAAGAGATTATATCATTAATGGAAACCAGGTATCTGGATATATACCAGGAGATGTGTTGCCTAACCCAGACTTAAAATGGGAGACTTCAACTACTTTCAATGCCGCTATAGATTTTGGATTATTCAAAAATAGAATTACGTCTACCGTTGAATATTACAATACAAGAACAAACGATTTATTGGTCTTAGAAAGATTAGATCCTTCTTCTGGTTATGCCTCTAAACTTACCAACCTTGGCGAAGTAGAGAACACAGGTATAGAAGTAACCTTCAATGCCGATATCATAAGAAAGGAAGATCTAAAAGTAAATTTAGGCCTATCCTACACGAAAAATAATAATAAAATTATAAGCTTGTATGGTAAAGATGCTGATAATGATGGTATTGAAGATGATGATGTTTTAAACCGAAGATTCATTGGTGAGCCAATCAATGTTTTCTATCAATATGAGCCTACAGGTATTTTTCAAGAAGGCGAAAACATTGTAAACTCTGCACAACCTTTAGCGTTGCCTGGAGATATCAAATTACGAGATGTAAATGGAGATAATGTCATTAATGATGATGATCGTGTTATCACATCCCAAACACCAGACTGGTACGGAACCATATCCCTTGGAGCAGAATATAAAGGCTTAGATTTTTCTGCAGATGTATATGCCGTGCAAGGTGTAACACGAAACAATCCTTTTTTATATGGATACTCAGAAGGGGGTTCTCTTAGAGGAGTTAAAAATGGAATCAAACAAAATTATTGGACTCCTGAAAATCCTGGAGGTGATTTTCCAAGACCAAGAGAAGGTAATGATCCAAACAACATATTTTCATTAGGATTACAAGATGCTTCTTATGTACGATTACAAAATGTAACCTTAGGGTATACTCCACCTGAAGATTTACTAACAACATTTGGCTTAACGAAATTAAGACTATATGTAACCGGTAGTAATTTAATTACGATTACAGATTTTCAATCGTATAGCCCAGAAAGAAACCCTGATCAATATCCAGAAGCGGTTACGGTGGCTATTGGTTTACAAGTAGGATTTTAA